In Actinomycetota bacterium, the following are encoded in one genomic region:
- the panC gene encoding pantoate--beta-alanine ligase yields the protein MSDLAVLASHESFSQWRASIFEEPIMFIPTMGALHHGHLALIATARSYLKSHHNSSGKIVVSIYVNPTQFTEISDFENYPNTLDDDIRLCDHNAVDVLFLPRESDIYPEGLNQVVSLDPGTKAQGLESIGRPGHFAGVITVLDRLFNIVMPNAAFFGEKDFQQLAVVTDYFSSKSAQLKIISVPTVRDSSGIALSSRNERLSITGQGLAKQIPAAFALAEHLLSEGHSIAETRNAVADYLANQPGISFEYFEILTDELLQVIEPGRARMLLAVSVNSVRLIDNLPVEIRKENVISD from the coding sequence ATGAGTGATCTAGCAGTCCTTGCGTCACATGAAAGCTTCAGCCAATGGCGAGCAAGCATCTTTGAAGAGCCGATAATGTTTATCCCCACGATGGGCGCACTGCACCATGGACATTTAGCTTTGATAGCAACTGCTCGTAGCTATTTGAAGTCGCACCACAATTCAAGCGGCAAGATTGTCGTATCAATCTATGTAAATCCAACTCAGTTCACCGAAATCTCAGACTTTGAGAATTATCCAAACACCCTTGATGACGACATCAGGTTATGCGACCATAATGCTGTTGATGTGTTGTTCCTTCCCCGCGAGAGTGATATATACCCCGAGGGACTAAATCAGGTTGTATCACTTGATCCAGGCACAAAAGCGCAAGGCCTTGAAAGCATTGGTAGACCTGGGCACTTTGCCGGTGTTATCACTGTACTTGATCGACTATTTAACATTGTCATGCCAAACGCCGCTTTCTTCGGCGAAAAGGATTTCCAGCAATTAGCCGTTGTTACCGATTACTTTTCCAGCAAAAGCGCGCAACTGAAAATAATTTCCGTACCCACGGTTAGGGATTCGTCAGGCATTGCACTCTCGAGCCGGAATGAGCGCCTATCAATCACAGGTCAAGGTTTAGCCAAACAAATCCCGGCAGCATTTGCACTGGCTGAACATCTGCTGAGCGAAGGACATTCAATAGCTGAAACAAGAAATGCGGTAGCTGATTATCTAGCAAACCAGCCGGGCATCTCATTTGAGTACTTCGAAATCCTGACCGATGAATTACTACAGGTTATCGAACCTGGTAGAGCACGAATGCTTCTTGCCGTATCAGTAAATAGTGTTCGACTGATAGACAACCTTCCCGTGGAGATAAGGAAAGAAAATGTTATTAGCGATTGA